The genomic stretch AAATAGCAACCTGAGGGAAAAAGTTAACGGCAGCGCCAACCATTAGCTGCGCGCTTCACTGATCGTAGCCCTCGCTCTGGTTGCTGGTAACGAAAAAGTCATAGCGGGGAAGCATAAACTCCAATGCATGCATCGCTTCTTTCTCAATGTTCTCAATCTTCGTGCGCGAGTAGCCGTCCGGGATGTTCAGCCTCACCCGCACCGTGTCAGCTTCAATCCGTACCTGCGCGTCCCTCACGCCCTCAATTTCCCGAAGGGTTCCGCGTATCATTCGGATATCATCCCGATAAGTGTGGTAACCCGGATTGGTCGGATCGTTCGGATTGGTGCTGGTCAGTCCCAGATAGCCGTCATTGCGGTCATAATCCCGCGCATCGCCGGTTTCGTTGCCGCAGCCTGCTGCCAGAAGCAAGAGGCAGACCGCGAGCCATAAACGTCCATGATGCCTCCACACAGAGAAAACCCCCTTTAGCCAATAGGATGGCTGAAGGGGGAATCTGATATGCATGCTTGTATTACATGCCGTATTTCTTCTTGAACTTGTCTACGCGGCCGCCGGCATCCAGAAACTTCTGTTTCCCTGTAAAGAATGGATGGCAAACCGAGCAAATTTCCACGCGCAGATTTTCTTTAACCGAACCCGTCTCAAACGTATTGCCGCAAGCGCAAGTAGCGGTCGTTACGTGATATTTCGGCTGAATTTCCGTTTTCATCTTGCTTCACCTCTTTCCGCCCTGGATTCTAGGCAAATCCAGAGTAAAAATGACACAGTAAAAGAATTATAGCATGCGTCTACCTGCCTTGCAAGGTGAAATTCCAAGCCAGTCTTACACATGGTTTTTTCTCTGTCTGCTGTAAATATCGATCCAAACAGCCAGAATCAATATCGAGCCCTTCACGACAAATTGCCAGTAGCTGTCCAGATTCATAATACTCATGCCGTTGTCGAGACTAGCCATGACAAGCGCGCCGATTACTGCGCCGATTATTGTTCCAGCACCGCCCATCAAGCTTGTGCCGCCGATCACGCACGCGGCAATGGCATCCAGTTCCATCATTTCCCCGGCGCTGGTCGTCCCGGCATTCAAGCGCGATGTATAGATAATCCCGGCAATAGCTGCCAGCGTACCGTTCAACACAAACACCATCAGCAGCCTCTGCTTGATATTGATACCGGACAAGCGGGCAGCCTCCGGATTGCCGCCAAGCGCGTATACTTGTCTGCCGAATACCGTATGTTTGGCAATAAAGGTGAACACCAGTGCTAGCACGATTACGATAATAAAAGGCACCGGAATGCCCTGATACTGGTTCATGACAAGGACGAAAAGCAGAATCAACATGGCGGTCAGCACAACCTTGCCGGCATCGAGCATCATCGGATCGAGCTCAAACCCGTATTTGCGGCGCGCCCTGCGCTTGCGCAGCGTATTCAAGATAACGAACGCGACCGCTGCGCCTGCAAGCATATAGCCTAACACCGGCACAACATATTCCTGGCCGACATAACGAAGGGACGGATCAAGCGGGGCCACTGTCTGGCTGCGGCTGACCATCAAGAGGAGCCCTCGATAGATCAGCATACCGCCCAAAGTGACGATAAACGCGGGCACCGCACGGTAAGCCACCCACCACCCCTGGACAAATCCAATAACCGCACCGAGAAGCACAGTCACAAGAATGACCGGAATCGTGTTCCAGTCATACCAGACGTTCAGGACAGCTGCAACGCCGCCGGTGAAGCCCAGGATAGATCCAACAGACAAATCGATTTGCCCGGCTACTATAACCAAGACCATGCCAATAGCGAGAATAGCGGTGACCGACATTTGCAAAAATAAATTGGACAAGTTGCGCGGTGTCAGGAAGGCATCGCTCATGAAGGAAAATAGCAGCCATATCGCGATCAAGGCCGCAATCATGCTGTATGCGCGAATATCCATCTTGAACCAGATAATCTTGCGGGCAGGCCCGGTCGTTATTTTCGGTTTTGGCTCTGCACTCATGTTACTTCCCTCCTGTAGCAGCAGTCATAATACGTTCTTGCGTGGCCTCAGCATGATGGAACTCGCCGCGCATGCGCCCTTCGCCCAATACCAAGATGCGATGACTCATGCCAAGCACTTCCGGCAGCTCGGAAGAAATCATGATGATGGCCACGCCCTTCCTGACCAGCTCATTCATAATGGTATAAATTTCGTACTTGGCGCCTACATCAATGCCGCGTGTCGGCTCATCCAGAATCAACACCTTCGGTTCGGTCATGAGCCACTTCCCAATGACGACCTTCTGCTGATTGCCGCCGCTCAGCGTACCTACTATCGTCTCTACAGAGGGAGCTTTCACCCGCAGCGAACGGTGGTAATGCCAAGCTTCCTGCACCTCTCGATTCTCGTCAATGACACCGCCGGGAGAAAAACGGCCGAGGCTGGGCATGCTTATATTGTTCTGAATGCTCATTCCGAGCACCAGCCCGTCCTTCTTCCGGTCCTCGGAAACGAGTGCCATACCAGCCTGTATCGCTTGGCCCGTATTCTTGAACCGCACCGGCTTGCCGTCCAGCAGCACCTTGCCTTCTGCCTTGCCGGGATAGGCGCCGAACAAGCTCATCACCAGCTCGGTCCGGCCAGAACCCATCAGTCCGGCGATTCCCAGTATCTCCCCGCTTCGCGCCTCGAAGGAAACATCCTCCACCACTTTCACACCAGGAAGATCCTTGCTCCATATCGTGTAATTCTGAACCGATAGAACCGTACTTCCCGGAATAGCCTCGACGCGCGGAAAGCGCTCCTTGATTTCTCTGCCTACCATCAGGGAGATCACCTGGTCCTCTGACAACTCGGAGGCAGGCTTCGTGGCCACCGTTTGGCCATCTCTCAGCACCGTAATCGTATCCGCAATTTCAAAAACTTCATTCAACTTATGAGAAATATAAATGCACGTCACGCCGCGACTGCGGAAATCCTTCAGGATATTCAACAGAATTTCCACCTCATGCTCAGTCAGAGCAGCAGTTGGCTCATCCAAAATTAATATTTTCGCATGTTTGGAGAGCGCTTTGGCAATTTCCACAAGCTGCTGCTGGCCGATGCCCAATGTACCGGCAATCTGATCTGGCTTAATGCCTCGAAGTCCAACCTCCCTAAGCCAGCGCTCGCTTTCGCGATTAACCTCGTCCCACTGAATGATGCCAAATCGCCTCGGCTCGTTCCCCAGGAACAAATTCTCACTCACCTTCATTTGCCTGACTAAAGCCAGCTCCTGGTAAATGATCGCTATACCGGCCTGTTCCGCATCCTTAATATGCTGGAATTGCTGACGCACGCCATTCATATAAATTTCGCCTTCGAAGCTGTCTGCAGGATACAAGCCGCTCAGAATCTTCATAAGGGTCGATTTGCCAGCACCGTTCTCTCCGCACAACGCATGAATCTCCCCTTGATTCACCTGGAAAGTAACCTGATCCAGCGCTTTCACGCCCGGGAACGTCTTCGTAATATTCCTCATTTCCAACGCAATTGCAGCCATATGCTTTCCTCCAAGAGATGAATTCGTGAATTCGCGAGAGAAGGGGTGTCCGAGCTCGCCACAGACACCCCTTCCTTATGTGTGCTTCGAACTGCGCGTTACTCCACGTTCTTATATACATCCTCTCTGGAATGGAAGCCGTCTGCAATGATCGTATCGTCCATATTGTCCTTCGTGACTGCGATCGGATCGAGCAAAATCGAAGGCACATCGATCTTCGCATTATTGACTGTGTTGTCAGTTTCGATTTCTTCTCCCTTGGCCATCTTGACCGCCAATTCAGCGGAAGTGCGCGCCAGCTCGCGAATCGGCTTGTAAACAGTCATCGTCTGTGTACCTTCCACGATCCGCTGAGCGGCAGCCAGCTCCGCATCCTGTCCGGATACCGGGATTTTGCCTGCCAGTCCTTGAGCGGTCAATGCTTGAATAACGCCGCCTGCCGTGCCGTCATTGGCAGCTACCACAGCGTCGATGTCATTGTTGTTCGCTGTCAGCGCATTCTCCATGTTGGCCAAGGCGTTTGCCGGATTCCAATCCTTCGTCCACTGGTCATACACAATCTCGATTTCCCCTGCGTCGATCTTCGGCTGCAATATGTTAAAGGCTCCTTGCTTGAACAGATGCGCGTTATTGTCTGTATCTGATCCGCCAATGTACACATATTTGCCGGCAGGGGCAGCTTCGACGATTGCCTGGGCCTGCATCTCCCCAACGCGCTCATTGTCAAAGGATACGTAGAGATCCACATCAGAATTCTTAATCAGTCGGTCATACGACAACACTTTGATGCCAGCCGCATGGGCTTTCTCCACAATAGCTGCCGCGGCATCCGCGTTGTGCGGCACGACAACCAGGACGTCAACCCCTTGGCTGATCAGATTCTCGGCCTGGGCAATCTGCTTGGCGTCATCGCTATTCGCCGATTGCACATTAACCTCCGCACCAAGCTCCTTGGCCCGCTCGACGAACAAGTCCCGATCCCGCTCCCAACGTTCCTCCTGCAGCGTGTCGAGTGAGAAGCCGATCACAATCTTGTCGTCACCGCCGCCGCCGCTGCCGTTGCTGCTGCCGCCGGTGCTCGCGTTGCCGCCTCCGCATGCGGCGAGCATCAGGACCAAGACGGCAGTCCCAAGAACAATCCCCCACGTTTTCATTCGCATTTCCCTTCCCCTTTCGTTTCGTGTAATGGCTTATTACGATTCCACCTTATCATCGTTTTGGCTTCAGCTTGCCTTCGATCATCTGCACATTTTTGCAAACATCTTCACTTTTTTGATTTCCCTTAGGGATTATCTGCGAAAGCAGCCATACGCCGGAAGTCTGCTGCGGAACTCGATAAAAAAAGAGCCTAGCTCCCGCCAAACAGGCGGGCGCGATAGGCAGTGGGGGAGTTTCCGCATATTTTTTTGAATACGCGGGAGAAGTAGTTCGGGTTATGATAACCTACCTCAACAGCAATGGCCTTCAGACTCTTCTCCTTATCCAACATCAGCTGCTTGGCCTTCTCGATCCGGCAGGCAGTCAGGTAATCAATATAGTTCATGCCAAAGTGCTCCTTGAACAGCTTGCTGACATAATATGGACTGCGCTGGACGTGCCGGGCGATACTTTCCAAGGAGAGGTCTTTATGCGCATGGTCCATAATGTAAGACTTAAGATTGGCAAAGGCCTCCGGTTGCATGGCTTGCCTCTGCTCATCAGCCGATGCCAGCAAGCGCTCCAACAGTATGCTGGTAGCAGCCCGCAGCTGGGCATAGGTGGCCGATTGCGAAGCGAAATAAGGCTTATCCACATCGCTTCCTCT from Xylanibacillus composti encodes the following:
- a CDS encoding xylose ABC transporter ATP-binding protein, whose product is MAAIALEMRNITKTFPGVKALDQVTFQVNQGEIHALCGENGAGKSTLMKILSGLYPADSFEGEIYMNGVRQQFQHIKDAEQAGIAIIYQELALVRQMKVSENLFLGNEPRRFGIIQWDEVNRESERWLREVGLRGIKPDQIAGTLGIGQQQLVEIAKALSKHAKILILDEPTAALTEHEVEILLNILKDFRSRGVTCIYISHKLNEVFEIADTITVLRDGQTVATKPASELSEDQVISLMVGREIKERFPRVEAIPGSTVLSVQNYTIWSKDLPGVKVVEDVSFEARSGEILGIAGLMGSGRTELVMSLFGAYPGKAEGKVLLDGKPVRFKNTGQAIQAGMALVSEDRKKDGLVLGMSIQNNISMPSLGRFSPGGVIDENREVQEAWHYHRSLRVKAPSVETIVGTLSGGNQQKVVIGKWLMTEPKVLILDEPTRGIDVGAKYEIYTIMNELVRKGVAIIMISSELPEVLGMSHRILVLGEGRMRGEFHHAEATQERIMTAATGGK
- the rpmE gene encoding 50S ribosomal protein L31; translation: MKTEIQPKYHVTTATCACGNTFETGSVKENLRVEICSVCHPFFTGKQKFLDAGGRVDKFKKKYGM
- a CDS encoding sugar ABC transporter permease encodes the protein MSAEPKPKITTGPARKIIWFKMDIRAYSMIAALIAIWLLFSFMSDAFLTPRNLSNLFLQMSVTAILAIGMVLVIVAGQIDLSVGSILGFTGGVAAVLNVWYDWNTIPVILVTVLLGAVIGFVQGWWVAYRAVPAFIVTLGGMLIYRGLLLMVSRSQTVAPLDPSLRYVGQEYVVPVLGYMLAGAAVAFVILNTLRKRRARRKYGFELDPMMLDAGKVVLTAMLILLFVLVMNQYQGIPVPFIIVIVLALVFTFIAKHTVFGRQVYALGGNPEAARLSGINIKQRLLMVFVLNGTLAAIAGIIYTSRLNAGTTSAGEMMELDAIAACVIGGTSLMGGAGTIIGAVIGALVMASLDNGMSIMNLDSYWQFVVKGSILILAVWIDIYSRQRKNHV
- the xylF gene encoding D-xylose ABC transporter substrate-binding protein gives rise to the protein MKTWGIVLGTAVLVLMLAACGGGNASTGGSSNGSGGGGDDKIVIGFSLDTLQEERWERDRDLFVERAKELGAEVNVQSANSDDAKQIAQAENLISQGVDVLVVVPHNADAAAAIVEKAHAAGIKVLSYDRLIKNSDVDLYVSFDNERVGEMQAQAIVEAAPAGKYVYIGGSDTDNNAHLFKQGAFNILQPKIDAGEIEIVYDQWTKDWNPANALANMENALTANNNDIDAVVAANDGTAGGVIQALTAQGLAGKIPVSGQDAELAAAQRIVEGTQTMTVYKPIRELARTSAELAVKMAKGEEIETDNTVNNAKIDVPSILLDPIAVTKDNMDDTIIADGFHSREDVYKNVE